The following proteins are encoded in a genomic region of Paenibacillus sp. FSL R7-0273:
- a CDS encoding YheC/YheD family protein, whose amino-acid sequence MRIQRVSSKWAKTKVILQNRQLAVFIPETRKYSLDHLTELLDVYGTVYIKPDRGTYGIGVMRAERRVVHLSASRQQAEDAPAVEDGEPDKQEQVMYVLRYAKDAEVFQSASQLDAAILPKLNGRPYLVQQGIDLLKHNNRPFDLRVLTQKTPSGGWETTGMLGRVAAPQKVVTNYHNGGSIFSVEALFKEHMSPGEMTGMIQQLKSMGVRIGAQLETAYPGLKEIGLDVALDQHHDPWLLEVNTLPAIMVFKSFPDKSIYRRIRRYAIAYGRLKKAKPAGTARRRLLAKS is encoded by the coding sequence ATGAGGATTCAACGCGTGTCCAGTAAATGGGCCAAAACAAAAGTCATCCTGCAAAACCGCCAGCTGGCGGTCTTCATTCCGGAAACGCGAAAATACAGTCTGGATCATCTGACCGAGCTGCTTGATGTCTATGGCACGGTATATATCAAGCCCGACCGGGGTACTTACGGGATCGGAGTTATGCGGGCTGAACGCCGAGTTGTGCATTTAAGTGCAAGCAGGCAGCAGGCTGAGGATGCTCCGGCAGTTGAGGATGGTGAGCCTGACAAGCAGGAGCAGGTTATGTACGTGCTGCGTTATGCAAAGGATGCTGAAGTATTTCAGTCCGCCTCACAGCTTGACGCTGCCATTCTCCCCAAGCTTAATGGCCGTCCCTACTTGGTGCAGCAGGGCATCGATCTGCTCAAGCATAACAACCGGCCGTTTGATCTGCGTGTGCTTACGCAAAAGACGCCTTCAGGCGGATGGGAAACTACAGGCATGCTCGGAAGGGTAGCTGCACCACAGAAGGTAGTGACCAATTATCATAACGGCGGCAGTATCTTTTCTGTGGAAGCCCTGTTTAAAGAGCATATGAGCCCGGGCGAGATGACGGGTATGATCCAGCAGCTGAAGTCAATGGGGGTCAGAATCGGAGCACAGCTTGAAACCGCCTATCCCGGGCTTAAGGAGATCGGGCTTGATGTAGCACTGGATCAGCACCATGACCCCTGGCTGCTTGAGGTAAACACACTGCCGGCAATTATGGTATTCAAATCATTTCCCGATAAATCCATTTACCGCAGAATCCGCCGCTACGCCATAGCCTACGGGCGTCTGAAGAAGGCAAAGCCCGCTGGAACTGCTCGCCGAAGGTTGCTAGCCAAATCATAA
- the gyrA gene encoding DNA gyrase subunit A has translation MAEQNNPQIKDRDIGEEMRESFMDYAMSIIVSRALPDVRDGLKPVHRRILFAMSELGMSPDKPHKKSARIVGEVIGKYHPHGDSAVYETMVRMAQDFSMRYMLVDGHGNFGSIDGDMAAAMRYTEARLSKIAGEMLRDLNKETVDFAPNYDGEEHEPVVLPARYPNLLVNGVGGIAVGMATNIPPHNLGEVIDGVQAMIKNPDITPMELMEYIQGPDFPTAGYILGREGIRQAYRTGRGSVTMRAKATIEENNGKARIIVHELPYQVNKARLVEKIAELVREKRIEGITDLRDESDRTGMRVVIEMRRDINPNVVLNNLYKHTAMQSTFGINMLAIVNNEPKILNLRDVLYHYLQHQIEVIRRRTIFDLKKAEARAHILEGLRIALDNLDEIIALIRGSRTTDIAREGLMETFSLSVEQAQAILDMRMQRLTGLEREKIENEYNELLAKIAEYKEILANEHLVLEIIGNELQEIRDKYSDERRTEITVGEESILDEDLIPREEVVITITHTGYIKRLPVSTYRSQKRGGRGVIGMDTKDEDFVEHLFVSNSHNYLLFFTDKGKVYRIKAYEIPELGRTARGTPIINLIQIEQGEKISAVIQVQETDSDKYLFFATSEGIVKKTPLEDYNNIRKGGLIAINLREEDSLIEVKLTDGQQNLIIGTARGMSITFSENDVRSMGRSATGVKGITLDEDDHVIGMDCVDQDLEVLIVTTKGYGKRTPAGDYRSQTRGGKGIKTINLTDKNGPVVGLKVVKSDEDLMIITTSGTLIRTSMDGISTMGRYAQGVKLINIREDDAVATLCRADKEEDELPEHEDGEGIETVTAADTEAVGEAEPEADAEGEEGLE, from the coding sequence ATGGCTGAACAAAATAACCCGCAAATCAAAGACCGGGACATTGGTGAGGAAATGCGCGAATCCTTTATGGATTATGCGATGAGCATCATTGTCAGCCGGGCTTTGCCGGATGTGCGGGACGGACTCAAGCCTGTTCACCGGCGCATTCTGTTTGCAATGTCTGAACTCGGAATGTCTCCGGATAAACCTCATAAGAAGTCAGCGAGAATCGTCGGCGAGGTTATCGGTAAGTATCACCCGCACGGTGACTCTGCTGTATATGAGACCATGGTACGTATGGCGCAGGATTTCTCAATGCGTTATATGCTTGTAGATGGCCACGGCAACTTTGGTTCGATCGATGGCGATATGGCAGCGGCAATGCGTTATACAGAAGCGCGTTTATCCAAAATTGCAGGTGAAATGCTGCGTGACCTTAACAAGGAAACGGTTGATTTTGCACCTAACTATGACGGTGAAGAGCACGAGCCTGTTGTTCTGCCTGCCCGTTATCCGAACCTGCTTGTTAACGGGGTAGGAGGGATCGCAGTAGGTATGGCCACCAATATTCCTCCTCATAATTTGGGAGAGGTTATTGACGGTGTACAGGCTATGATCAAGAATCCGGATATTACCCCTATGGAGCTTATGGAATATATTCAGGGTCCTGATTTCCCGACAGCCGGATATATTCTGGGACGTGAAGGCATCCGCCAGGCTTACCGTACCGGCCGCGGCTCTGTGACCATGCGCGCCAAGGCGACCATTGAAGAGAATAATGGCAAAGCCCGGATTATCGTGCATGAGCTTCCTTATCAGGTCAACAAAGCGAGACTGGTAGAGAAGATTGCCGAGCTGGTCCGCGAGAAACGGATTGAGGGCATTACCGATCTGCGCGATGAGTCAGACCGTACGGGTATGCGTGTCGTTATTGAAATGCGTCGCGACATTAATCCTAACGTTGTGCTCAACAATCTTTACAAGCATACGGCTATGCAATCGACCTTTGGCATCAATATGCTGGCGATTGTGAATAACGAGCCTAAAATTCTCAATCTTCGTGATGTGCTCTACCACTATCTGCAGCACCAGATTGAAGTAATCCGCCGGCGGACGATTTTTGATCTGAAGAAGGCTGAAGCGCGTGCACATATTCTGGAAGGCCTGCGTATAGCGCTTGATAATCTGGATGAGATCATCGCACTGATCAGAGGCTCACGCACAACCGATATCGCCCGCGAAGGCTTAATGGAGACATTTAGCCTCAGTGTTGAGCAGGCACAGGCTATCCTTGATATGCGGATGCAGCGCTTGACCGGACTGGAACGGGAGAAGATCGAGAACGAATATAATGAGCTGCTGGCCAAAATTGCCGAGTACAAGGAAATTCTGGCTAACGAGCACCTGGTCCTGGAGATTATCGGGAACGAGCTGCAGGAGATCCGGGATAAGTATTCCGATGAGCGGCGGACCGAAATTACGGTCGGAGAAGAAAGCATCCTTGATGAGGATCTGATTCCGCGTGAAGAGGTCGTTATTACGATTACACACACAGGGTATATCAAACGTCTGCCGGTAAGCACGTACCGCAGCCAGAAGCGCGGCGGACGCGGCGTAATCGGCATGGATACCAAGGACGAGGACTTTGTGGAGCATCTCTTCGTGAGTAATTCCCACAACTATCTGCTGTTCTTTACCGATAAGGGTAAGGTATACCGGATCAAAGCCTATGAAATCCCAGAGTTAGGGCGTACGGCCCGGGGAACGCCGATCATTAACCTGATTCAGATTGAACAGGGTGAGAAGATCAGTGCTGTAATCCAGGTACAGGAGACAGACAGCGATAAGTATCTGTTCTTTGCTACCAGCGAAGGTATTGTGAAGAAGACACCGCTTGAGGATTATAATAATATCCGCAAGGGCGGACTTATCGCCATCAACCTTCGTGAAGAGGATTCCCTGATTGAAGTGAAGCTGACTGACGGCCAGCAGAATCTGATCATAGGTACTGCCCGCGGTATGTCCATCACCTTCTCTGAGAATGATGTCCGTTCTATGGGAAGAAGTGCAACCGGTGTAAAGGGTATTACACTGGATGAAGATGACCATGTCATTGGCATGGATTGCGTAGACCAGGATCTTGAAGTTCTTATTGTAACAACCAAGGGCTATGGTAAACGGACACCTGCCGGCGACTATCGTTCCCAGACCCGCGGGGGTAAAGGGATCAAGACGATCAATCTTACTGACAAGAATGGTCCGGTAGTAGGTCTGAAGGTTGTTAAGAGTGATGAGGATCTGATGATCATTACAACCAGCGGAACCCTGATCCGTACCAGCATGGACGGAATCTCGACAATGGGCCGTTATGCACAAGGCGTTAAGCTGATCAATATCCGTGAGGACGATGCTGTAGCTACACTGTGCAGAGCGGATAAAGAGGAAGATGAGCTGCCTGAACATGAGGACGGCGAAGGTATCGAGACAGTAACAGCTGCAGATACAGAAGCAGTGGGAGAAGCTGAGCCTGAGGCAGATGCCGAGGGTGAGGAAGGTCTCGAATAG
- a CDS encoding HD-GYP domain-containing protein — translation MPSVSVAEVKPGSKIIKDVNTPLGGLLFSKGKVVLPRDIEILQAFLVQQVEIEGAQSENKAPEQAKPVAKNTPVKAGATINESLLAKSNSSLHDEYEKMLALVKQIYRSVAAAPLPILEIRSQLEALINELKDYHVLKFAPRIIHEEDYNYHNAVLSALTSYRIAQWCGYPQKDWMQAAFAGLLHDIGNAKVDASLLQKPNPLTGSELEEVRRHTTYGYQLLRNVTAINEGVRLAALQHHEKIDGSGYPLRLEGTQIHFYAKIVAVADIFHAMTLRKAYRKAQSPYLVLEQILAESFGKLDPVIVQTFIHKTTDLYNGTRIRLSDGRHGEIIFTDRSNPTRPMVQVEGKIVNLMVERELHIMEIIA, via the coding sequence ATGCCAAGCGTATCCGTGGCAGAAGTAAAACCGGGTTCAAAAATTATCAAGGATGTTAACACGCCGCTAGGAGGCCTGCTGTTTTCTAAAGGCAAAGTGGTCTTGCCGCGGGATATAGAGATCCTTCAGGCTTTTCTTGTCCAGCAGGTGGAAATTGAGGGTGCGCAGAGCGAGAATAAAGCTCCTGAGCAGGCTAAACCGGTTGCCAAGAATACGCCTGTTAAGGCAGGCGCCACCATCAATGAGTCACTTCTGGCCAAAAGTAATTCTTCGCTGCATGATGAATATGAAAAAATGCTGGCCCTTGTTAAGCAGATATACCGTTCTGTTGCTGCAGCACCGCTGCCTATTCTGGAGATACGGAGTCAGCTGGAGGCCTTAATCAATGAGCTTAAGGATTATCATGTCTTAAAATTTGCACCGAGGATTATTCATGAAGAGGACTATAATTATCATAACGCAGTGCTTTCAGCCCTGACCTCATACCGAATTGCCCAGTGGTGCGGCTATCCGCAAAAGGATTGGATGCAGGCTGCCTTTGCCGGCTTGCTGCATGATATAGGTAATGCCAAGGTCGATGCCTCATTGCTGCAGAAGCCTAACCCCTTGACCGGATCCGAGTTAGAAGAGGTACGCAGGCATACAACCTATGGATACCAGCTGCTGCGCAATGTTACGGCGATTAATGAGGGAGTCAGACTCGCGGCACTTCAGCATCACGAAAAAATAGACGGATCAGGTTATCCGCTGCGTCTGGAAGGCACCCAGATTCATTTCTATGCGAAAATTGTAGCCGTCGCTGATATCTTTCACGCAATGACTCTAAGAAAGGCATACAGAAAGGCACAGTCGCCCTACCTGGTGCTGGAACAGATTCTGGCCGAGAGCTTCGGCAAGCTGGACCCGGTTATTGTTCAGACCTTTATTCATAAGACCACAGATCTCTACAATGGAACGCGAATTAGGCTGAGCGACGGCCGTCATGGAGAAATCATATTTACCGACCGCAGTAATCCTACAAGGCCAATGGTGCAGGTAGAAGGAAAAATTGTAAACCTGATGGTGGAGCGCGAGCTGCACATTATGGAGATTATTGCTTAG